In Streptomyces rapamycinicus NRRL 5491, the genomic stretch GGTGGCCCGGGGCTGTCCGGCACGGTCATGAAACCACGGACGCCTCCGTACCTTCCCGCGCCGGCTCGGCGGTACCTTCCGCGCGCTGGGGGAGCGTTTCCGGACTGCGGTACACGCACCACGTGGTGGCGAGTCCGCACAGGACCAGGAATCCCGCGACGAGCCACGGTCGGTCACCCGCGGTCGTCAGCAGCGCCGCCGCGATGAGCGGGGTGAGCCCGCCCAGCACGGCGGAGCCCTGGTATGCGACGGAGAGCCCGGTGTACCGGACGTTCGGGCCGAACATCTCGGTGAAGAAGGTCGCCTGCCCGGCGAACATCAGGGTCGGCCCGAAGATGTACATCGCGATCATCGCGGTCCAGATGAGGGCTGTGGACCGGGTGTCGAGGAGCAGGAAGAACGGGTACGCCGACAAGACCACGAAGGCCGCGCCCGCGAGATAGACGGGCCGGCGCCCCACGATGTCGGTCAGGGCCCCGAACAGCGGTGTCGCCACGATGCCGAGGGCCGAGGCCACGAGCATGGCGTTGAGGGGCACCGTCCGGTCGACGGCGAGGTGCCCGGCGACGTACGAGATGGCGAAGGCGTTGCCGATGTTGGAGGAGACCGCCTCGGCGATCCGGGCGCCGAAGGTGAGAATCACCGGCCGGGGATTGCGCATCAGGTCGGCCAGGGGGCGCCGGGCCACGGTGTTGGTCTTCTTCAGGCGTTCGAAGTCGGGGGTTTCCGTGATCTTGGCGCGGATGAACAAGCCCACGATCGTCATCACCGCGCTCAGCAGGAACGGCATTCGCCAGCCCCAGGCGTAGAGCTGCTCGTCGGGCAGCCGGGTGACGAGCGCGAAGACACCGGTGGCCAGCAGGATGCCGGTGGAGGCGGCGGCCTGCGGGACGGAACCCCACAGGCCGCGCCGGTGCGGCGGCGCGTGTTCGACCGTCATCAGGGACGCGCCGCCGTACTCACCGCCGAGCCCGAAGCCCTGGATGAGCCGCAGCAGCACCAGCAGCCCCGGCGCGAGGTACCCGACCGTTTCGTAGGTGGGCAGCAGGCCGATCGCGAAGGTGCTGGCGCCGACTATGACCAAGGTGGTGATCAGTGCCTTCTTGCGTCCCACACGGTCGCCGAAGTGGCCGAACACGATGCCGCCCAGGGGACGCGCGAGGAAGCCGACGCCGTAGGTCGCGAAGGCGCTGAGGGTGGCCAGCGTGGAGTTGTCGCCGGGGAAGAAGAGCTTGCCGAGGACGAGGGCCGCCGCGGTGCCGAAGACGAAGAAGTCGTACCATTCGATGAGTGCGCCGGCGAAACTGCCGAACGCCACCTTGGACATACGGGGCGGCTGGCTGACCGGGGGAGTCGCGGAGACTGCGGGGGAGTGAGGCTGGGGACGGGACATCGGATCTCCTCGTTGAGACGTGATGGCGCTGGGCCACGGGTGCGTCAGTCCGCGGTCGGCTCGGGCCAGCTGATGAGGACTTTGACCTGTTCCGGGTCGTCGGTCGCCGCGAAGGCCGCAGCGGCCTGCTCGACGGGGTATTCGGCTGTCACCAGGCCGTCGCAGACGGCCGGGTCCGCGGCGATGCGGGCGATCACCGCGTCGATGTCGGCACCCAGGTAGAGCCCGGTGCCGAAGACGTCGATCTCCCAGCGCTGGAGCCGGGCCAGGGGCAGCGGCCGGTCGCCGGACGGCACGCCCACGACCACCACGCTGCCGCCCGGCACGGCGGCGGCACCGGCCGTGGCCAGGGTGGCGGGGGCGGCGACACAGTCGAATACGGTGTCGGCCTGGGCCACACCGGCTGCTTCGCCGGTGTCGAGCACCCGGTCGGCGCCGCCGCGCTCGGCCAGCGCCCGTTTGGCGGCGACCGGCTCAGCGAGGGTGATGTGTTCCGCGCCGCGGGCACGGGCGGCGTGCAGGACGGCGAGGCCGACGGGGCCGCCGCCGATGATCAGGACGCGGCCGAGCCCGCCCGCCGCCCGGCCGACCGCGTGCCAGCCCACGGCGAGCGGTTCGGCCAGGACGGCCCGCGCGGCGGGGACGCCGTCCGGTACGCGGTGGCAGTACCGCTGGTCCAGGGCGAAACGGTCCCGGGCGGCACCCGGCACCGCGAAGCCGAGGACCTTGGCCGACGAGCACAGGTTGGCGCGTTCGGCGCGGCAGCGGTCGCAGGCGCCGCAGGTGAGCAGCGGGTTGACGACCACCATGTCACCGCTGGCGCAGGCGGTGACCTCCGAGCCGGTCGCCACCACCCGGGCGGCGCACTCGTGGCCGGTCACCACTGGCGGCGAGATGAAGGGGTGGGCGCGCCGGAGCACGTGCATGTCGCTGCCGCAGATGCCCAGCCGCAGCGGGGCGAGCAGGACCTCGGTCGGGCCGCACGGCCCGGGCGCCGCGCCCTCGCGCAGCTGGACCCGGCCGTCCTCGCCCAGCACGACCTGCCGGACGGAGCCGGAGGTGGCATCCGCAGTATCTGCGGCGGGCCGGGCGGCACCGGTGCTAGGGGTGGGGTTCACAGGTTGATCACTCCCTTGACGATGGCTCCCACGGCGCCGAGGGCCGCGATGGTGAGCACGGCCTGACGGGCCCGCGCGGCGGTGATCCGGTGGGCGGTCAGGGTGCCGAGGACGGCTCCGGTCAGAGCCGCGGCGGCGGCACCGCCGAGCGCGGCGGCCGGCAAGGTCGGAAGGCCCTTGGCGGCCAGTGAGCCGGCGTTGAGCAGGCCGGTGTACAACTGCATGCAGGCCATGAAGGAGCGCTGCTCCCAGGCGGTGGCCGCAGCGTACAGGGCGACGGCTGGTCCGCCGATGCCTGCCGTGACATTCATGAGTCCCGACACCGCGCCCGTGCCGGCCGCGCCGCCCCGGCCCCGCAGCCACGCGGGGCTGGGGAAGCGGTGCAGCACGGCCAGCGCCGCCAGGACGAGAACGCCCTCCGCGATCAGGAGCGGCGGGCCGGGCAGTGCGGCCGCGAGGAGGGCGCCGAGCGGCAGGACGGCGAGCGCGGGGACGGCCAGCGGCAGCACCCGGCGCGGTTCGACGCGGCCCCACACGGCCGGCAGGACGACCAGGCTGGACAGCAGCGAGAGCAGATTGGCCAGCCGTACGCCCTCGACAGCGCCCAGTAGCAGGGTTAGCAGCGGGCCCGCGACCAGCGTGAAACCGAGGCCGGTGACGCGCTGGGTGCAGGCGCCGGCCAGCACGCTCAGCACGAGCAGCGCGGTCGCGGTGACCGTCATGTGCTCTCCTCCTTCCTGCGGTCCGCAGGATGTTCTGCGGCACGGTGGCCGGGATCAGCGTCCGGCGACGGCGGCGTCGACGATCTCGCCCAGCTCACGGAGCCGGGGAACGGCGTGCTCCTGGAGGGCGGCCGGGATGTCGGCGGCACCGACGACCTGCCGCCACACCGCGCGTCCTGCGAGAAAGCCCGAGGCGCCCTGCTCGCAGGCGAGCCGGACGGCGCGCGGGAAGAGCTCGTGCGGCACACCGCTGGAGAGCACCACCCACGGGCTGTCGATGATGTCGTTCAGCTGCGCGCAGCCCCGGCGCACGGCTGCCTCATCGCCTTCGCCGTGCAGCGGCACCTCGGCCTTGTACAGGTCGGCGCCGAGCCCGCCGAGCTCGCGGGCGGCGGCGTACACGCCGTCGTTCCACTCCGCGGCGGTCCACGGGGAGCCGTCGCGGGAGGTCCGCGAGACGGGTTCGAGGATGCTGATCAGGCCGGCCTCACGGGCCATGGCGACGAACTGCCGGGTCATCTCCACGCGCGGGGCGGGGTCCTCGTCCGGGCGCCACAGCACCAGGAGCTTGAGGGCGACACCGCCGACGGAGGAGACCCAGGCCGGTGAGACCGCCGGGTCGATCTCGACGCGCGAGACGAACTCCTTCTCGTCACCGATGAGTTCGTCGACGGCCGCGATCAGGCCGCAGCCCGGTGCGATGGCGTCGGCGGCGAGCACCGGCTCCAGGGCGAACTGCCGCTCCAGCAGGACGGCGGACGCGTGGGGCGTCAGCGCCCGTACGGTCTCGATCTTGAAGTCGGTGACCTGCTGGTCGGTGACCGGCTCGGTCTGGTGCTCGGCGAACATGGCGCGCAGCGCTTCGCGCTGGTCCACGGCGAGCATCGCGAAGCCGCCAGAGGGGCGGGCGATGGCGGACAGGTCGCGGTCGGTGGCGGTGGCGGTCATGGTGCTCCTGGTTTCCTCGGTTCGGGCGCGCGGCATGCGGGCGTCGGGTCTGGAGTGGGGATCGGTGACAGGTCCCGCCGTCGCGCGGCGGGCCGGGGGAGGGGCGGTGGGGGCGCGGGCCGGAGACGGTCGGGGGCCGTCTCAGCGGACCGCCGGGGCAAGTGCCGCGGCCGGTACCCGGGCGGCGAGTTCCTGGGTCTCGGCGTCGCCGGGGATGCCGCTGCGCCCGTCGAGACCACGGCAGGACAGGGCCGCCGCGGCGTTGGCGTAGGCCAGCGCGTCCGGGA encodes the following:
- a CDS encoding MFS transporter, coding for MSKVAFGSFAGALIEWYDFFVFGTAAALVLGKLFFPGDNSTLATLSAFATYGVGFLARPLGGIVFGHFGDRVGRKKALITTLVIVGASTFAIGLLPTYETVGYLAPGLLVLLRLIQGFGLGGEYGGASLMTVEHAPPHRRGLWGSVPQAAASTGILLATGVFALVTRLPDEQLYAWGWRMPFLLSAVMTIVGLFIRAKITETPDFERLKKTNTVARRPLADLMRNPRPVILTFGARIAEAVSSNIGNAFAISYVAGHLAVDRTVPLNAMLVASALGIVATPLFGALTDIVGRRPVYLAGAAFVVLSAYPFFLLLDTRSTALIWTAMIAMYIFGPTLMFAGQATFFTEMFGPNVRYTGLSVAYQGSAVLGGLTPLIAAALLTTAGDRPWLVAGFLVLCGLATTWCVYRSPETLPQRAEGTAEPAREGTEASVVS
- a CDS encoding TSUP family transporter, coding for MTVTATALLVLSVLAGACTQRVTGLGFTLVAGPLLTLLLGAVEGVRLANLLSLLSSLVVLPAVWGRVEPRRVLPLAVPALAVLPLGALLAAALPGPPLLIAEGVLVLAALAVLHRFPSPAWLRGRGGAAGTGAVSGLMNVTAGIGGPAVALYAAATAWEQRSFMACMQLYTGLLNAGSLAAKGLPTLPAAALGGAAAAALTGAVLGTLTAHRITAARARQAVLTIAALGAVGAIVKGVINL
- a CDS encoding zinc-dependent alcohol dehydrogenase, whose translation is MNPTPSTGAARPAADTADATSGSVRQVVLGEDGRVQLREGAAPGPCGPTEVLLAPLRLGICGSDMHVLRRAHPFISPPVVTGHECAARVVATGSEVTACASGDMVVVNPLLTCGACDRCRAERANLCSSAKVLGFAVPGAARDRFALDQRYCHRVPDGVPAARAVLAEPLAVGWHAVGRAAGGLGRVLIIGGGPVGLAVLHAARARGAEHITLAEPVAAKRALAERGGADRVLDTGEAAGVAQADTVFDCVAAPATLATAGAAAVPGGSVVVVGVPSGDRPLPLARLQRWEIDVFGTGLYLGADIDAVIARIAADPAVCDGLVTAEYPVEQAAAAFAATDDPEQVKVLISWPEPTAD